In Amycolatopsis methanolica 239, a single genomic region encodes these proteins:
- a CDS encoding helix-turn-helix transcriptional regulator has product MVLVPRLGSGIPLVARADEMRRLRAAFAAAERGEAGAVLVSGDAGVGKTRLLTELSEHASSRGALVLSGRCLDVREGGLPYLPFAEALAPLGLDDDPVVAEAVRVRPALARLLPQGGAMPPSPAGEHLVPDTSGERDVPYRVRPEQDLGQLQLFDAVLGVLTQVAAHRPVVLVLEDLHWADSSSRNLLSFLLNRLRGQRLLVVGSYREEDVHRRHPLRAMLVELVRLPVVTHVELRPFGTAEARAFVEALADGPVTPEIVAWVAERSEGNPFFAEELMAAGVECEDLPAGLAEVLLSRLERLSPEARRVVRTISAAGDSVAHPALAEVTGLDELELDEALREAVHHHVLVIERGAYTFRHALLQEAVYADLLPGERVRMHAAYAERIRRTPQGRGHDAKLAYHSLRSRDLKAALPALLRAAEEAERLGAPGAALRHIEQALEIWDAVPEADRPEGVDELKLLQEASYFAATSGEPERAIAYGRSSVQNLRPGVPAEKAAKVWRRLAEVLLNAEGTLHEALNAINKAWDLVSDGEPSKTRAWVLATRAAILRNAGQYDDSRWNAHTAVADARAVGNTGAEAAALVTLGALDDAAGEPEEARARLEEAERKALDSGSLNVALRAVCFLAFSYEDLGEYGPAMDIYRRGIERAEQTGLTWSIYGLEMRARHLTLRYLSGDWPAMASTNAPARGVSSVLAARMTSSWLPFAVARGRVDTAQKYLGELRPHWRAEPLTAIVSGATGAELSMWQGEYEQAIAWVRKVIEFLLSFDEGYLLATVRLGALGVEAAAAWSASARKRGDHGVAEQAVAAGRKLIEHVRYAGANGRPRAQTLGPEARAWLARAEAAVSGLEGPADPALWAAAVAAFDYGAVYEQAICRWHHAEALLATQGDAGQAAKELLAAHDVADDLRAVPLRDAVREVARRARIEIPGVEPQPAPRPTVDPLTDRERAVLERVALGRTNKQVGEELFISEKTVSVHLSRVMAKLGANRRAEAVAIAYDKGLLT; this is encoded by the coding sequence ATGGTGCTCGTGCCCCGCCTAGGTTCCGGAATCCCACTGGTCGCCCGCGCCGACGAGATGCGACGGCTGCGCGCTGCTTTCGCCGCTGCGGAGCGGGGTGAGGCGGGCGCGGTCCTCGTGTCGGGCGACGCCGGGGTGGGCAAGACCCGGTTGCTGACCGAGCTCTCCGAGCACGCCTCCTCCCGCGGCGCGCTGGTGCTCTCCGGGCGGTGCCTGGACGTGCGGGAGGGCGGTCTGCCTTACCTGCCGTTCGCGGAGGCGCTGGCGCCGCTCGGCCTGGACGACGATCCCGTGGTCGCCGAGGCGGTCCGGGTCCGGCCGGCGCTCGCGCGGTTGCTGCCGCAGGGTGGCGCGATGCCGCCGTCCCCGGCGGGCGAGCACCTGGTGCCGGACACGTCCGGCGAGCGGGACGTGCCGTACCGGGTCCGCCCGGAGCAGGACCTCGGGCAGCTGCAGCTGTTCGACGCGGTGCTGGGCGTCCTGACGCAGGTCGCCGCGCACCGGCCGGTCGTGCTCGTGCTGGAGGACCTGCACTGGGCCGACTCGTCCAGCCGGAACCTGCTGTCGTTCCTCCTCAACCGCCTGCGAGGGCAGCGGTTGCTGGTGGTCGGTAGCTACCGGGAGGAGGACGTGCACCGGCGGCACCCGCTCCGCGCGATGCTGGTGGAGCTCGTCCGCCTGCCGGTGGTCACGCACGTCGAGCTGCGGCCGTTCGGCACGGCGGAGGCGCGGGCGTTCGTCGAGGCGCTGGCCGACGGGCCGGTGACGCCGGAGATCGTCGCCTGGGTCGCCGAGCGGTCGGAGGGCAATCCGTTTTTCGCCGAGGAGCTGATGGCCGCCGGCGTCGAGTGCGAAGACCTGCCCGCGGGACTTGCCGAGGTGCTGCTGTCCCGGCTGGAGCGGCTCTCACCGGAGGCGCGGCGGGTGGTCCGAACGATCTCGGCGGCGGGCGATTCGGTGGCGCACCCGGCGCTGGCGGAGGTCACCGGGCTGGACGAGCTGGAGCTGGACGAGGCGCTGCGCGAGGCGGTGCACCACCACGTGCTCGTCATCGAGCGGGGCGCCTACACGTTCCGGCACGCGCTGCTGCAGGAAGCGGTGTACGCGGACCTCCTGCCGGGGGAGCGGGTCCGCATGCACGCCGCCTACGCCGAGCGGATCCGGCGCACGCCGCAGGGCCGCGGTCACGACGCGAAGCTGGCCTACCACAGCCTGCGCAGCCGGGACCTGAAGGCGGCGCTGCCCGCGTTGCTGCGCGCCGCCGAGGAGGCCGAGCGACTGGGTGCGCCGGGCGCGGCGTTGCGGCACATCGAGCAGGCGCTGGAGATCTGGGACGCGGTGCCGGAGGCCGACCGTCCCGAGGGCGTCGACGAGCTGAAGCTGTTGCAGGAGGCGTCCTACTTCGCGGCCACCTCGGGTGAGCCGGAGCGGGCGATCGCCTACGGCCGGTCATCGGTGCAGAACCTGCGGCCCGGCGTGCCTGCCGAGAAGGCGGCGAAGGTGTGGCGGCGACTGGCCGAGGTGCTCCTCAACGCCGAAGGCACGCTGCACGAGGCCCTCAACGCGATCAACAAGGCGTGGGACCTGGTCTCCGACGGCGAGCCGAGCAAGACGCGGGCGTGGGTGCTGGCCACCCGGGCCGCGATCCTGCGCAACGCGGGGCAGTACGACGACTCGCGCTGGAACGCGCACACGGCGGTCGCGGACGCGCGGGCCGTCGGCAACACGGGCGCGGAGGCCGCCGCGCTCGTGACGCTGGGCGCGCTGGACGACGCCGCGGGCGAGCCGGAGGAGGCCAGGGCCCGCCTCGAGGAGGCGGAGCGCAAGGCGCTGGACTCCGGGTCGCTGAACGTCGCATTGCGGGCGGTCTGCTTCCTGGCATTCAGTTACGAGGACCTGGGCGAGTACGGCCCGGCGATGGACATCTACCGGCGCGGCATCGAGCGGGCCGAGCAGACCGGGCTGACGTGGAGCATCTACGGGCTGGAGATGCGCGCGCGGCACCTGACGCTGCGGTACCTCAGCGGCGACTGGCCGGCGATGGCGAGCACGAACGCGCCAGCGCGGGGCGTGTCGAGTGTGCTGGCGGCGCGGATGACGTCGTCGTGGCTGCCGTTCGCGGTCGCGCGGGGCCGGGTGGACACGGCGCAGAAGTACCTGGGGGAGTTGCGGCCGCACTGGCGGGCGGAGCCGTTGACGGCGATCGTGAGCGGCGCGACGGGCGCCGAACTGTCGATGTGGCAGGGCGAGTACGAGCAGGCGATCGCGTGGGTGCGGAAGGTCATCGAGTTCCTGCTGTCGTTCGACGAGGGTTACCTGCTCGCCACCGTCCGCCTCGGCGCACTGGGGGTCGAGGCGGCCGCCGCGTGGTCGGCGAGCGCGCGGAAGCGCGGTGACCACGGCGTGGCCGAGCAGGCGGTCGCGGCGGGCCGGAAGCTGATCGAGCACGTCCGGTATGCCGGCGCGAACGGCAGGCCGCGGGCGCAGACCCTCGGGCCGGAGGCGCGGGCGTGGCTGGCACGGGCCGAGGCCGCCGTGAGCGGCCTGGAGGGCCCCGCGGACCCGGCGCTGTGGGCGGCGGCCGTCGCCGCGTTCGACTACGGCGCGGTTTACGAGCAGGCGATCTGCCGGTGGCACCACGCCGAAGCGCTGCTGGCAACTCAGGGCGACGCGGGCCAGGCCGCGAAGGAGCTGCTGGCCGCGCACGACGTCGCCGACGACCTAAGGGCAGTACCCCTCCGCGACGCGGTCCGCGAGGTCGCCCGGCGCGCCCGCATCGAAATCCCGGGCGTGGAGCCACAACCAGCCCCGCGCCCCACCGTCGACCCCCTCACCGACCGCGAACGAGCCGTGCTGGAACGAGTGGCACTGGGCCGGACGAACAAACAGGTGGGCGAAGAATTGTTCATCAGCGAAAAAACGGTGAGCGTCCACCTGTCACGAGTGATGGCCAAACTGGGCGCCAACCGAAGAGCCGAAGCGGTAGCCATCGCCTACGACAAAGGCCTACTAACCTGA
- a CDS encoding DUF397 domain-containing protein, which yields MSHVEPSAPVWRKSSHSGGGNDCVEVAMIAEGVGVRDSKNPAAGELHVTTESWRGLLRAVGALDRA from the coding sequence ATGTCCCATGTGGAGCCGTCCGCCCCGGTGTGGCGCAAGAGCAGCCACAGCGGCGGCGGGAACGACTGCGTCGAGGTCGCGATGATCGCCGAGGGAGTCGGCGTGCGTGATTCCAAGAACCCGGCCGCGGGTGAGCTGCATGTGACCACCGAGAGCTGGCGCGGGCTGCTCCGCGCCGTGGGCGCGCTCGACCGCGCCTGA
- the tesB gene encoding acyl-CoA thioesterase II, giving the protein MTELARDAAAGLDVQEGAGGQAVLDNLVALLDLERIEEDIFRGVSPPHSPVRVFGGQVAGQALVAAGRTVPPERRVHSLHAYFIRGGDPRVPIVYEVDRIRDGRSFTTRRVVAVQHGKAIFALSASFQKSEPGLEHADAMPEVPDPETLPTYAERLAEFPQALPDVRKRPRPIDIRYVNDPPWVTRQTGERPGRNQVWMRADGVLPDDHLLHVCVLTYASDMTLLDSPLARHGVYWDLDRVLGASLDHALWFHRPFRADEWFLYDTESPSASGGRGLATGRFFSRDGKLLATVVQEGLLRVLPPDGQSARQD; this is encoded by the coding sequence ATGACTGAGCTGGCTCGGGACGCCGCCGCGGGACTGGACGTCCAGGAAGGCGCCGGCGGGCAGGCCGTTCTCGACAACCTCGTCGCGCTGCTCGACCTGGAGCGCATCGAGGAGGACATCTTCCGCGGGGTCAGCCCGCCGCACTCGCCGGTGCGGGTGTTCGGCGGGCAGGTCGCCGGGCAGGCGCTGGTCGCCGCCGGCCGCACCGTCCCGCCGGAGCGGCGGGTGCACTCGCTGCACGCGTACTTCATCCGCGGCGGCGACCCGCGGGTGCCGATCGTGTACGAGGTCGACCGCATCCGCGACGGCCGGTCGTTCACCACCCGGCGCGTGGTGGCGGTCCAGCACGGCAAGGCGATCTTCGCGTTGTCCGCGTCGTTCCAGAAGTCGGAGCCGGGGCTGGAGCACGCGGACGCGATGCCGGAGGTGCCGGACCCGGAGACACTGCCGACGTACGCCGAGCGGCTCGCCGAGTTCCCGCAGGCGCTGCCGGACGTGCGCAAACGCCCGCGCCCGATCGACATCCGGTACGTCAACGACCCGCCGTGGGTGACCCGGCAGACCGGGGAGCGGCCGGGTCGCAACCAGGTGTGGATGCGCGCGGACGGCGTGCTGCCGGACGACCACCTGCTGCACGTGTGCGTCCTGACCTACGCGTCGGACATGACGCTGCTCGACTCGCCGCTGGCCCGGCACGGCGTGTACTGGGACCTGGACCGCGTGCTGGGCGCGAGCCTGGACCACGCGCTGTGGTTCCACCGCCCCTTCCGCGCCGACGAGTGGTTCCTGTACGACACGGAGTCGCCCTCGGCGTCCGGCGGTCGTGGTCTCGCTACCGGCCGCTTCTTCAGCAGGGACGGGAAGCTGCTGGCGACGGTGGTGCAGGAGGGGCTGCTGAGGGTGCTGCCCCCGGACGGCCAGAGCGCGCGGCAGGACTGA